The Candidatus Alcyoniella australis genome window below encodes:
- a CDS encoding prepilin-type N-terminal cleavage/methylation domain-containing protein, producing the protein MITRRISRRNGGRDRAGFTLIEVVVAMGILTVGILALIPALLFNIKSNTLARNRGLANQLAVQKLEHVKSWPIYYDYSTSNRGSASGSNTTLYGNETVSVTNSPLSFTRSTSVYTNGTTADCGTAILFGNTGNGAARNLNEGDPGGVLLNSGTVTASGCGSNQYRGEDFRMVLVTVTWIDRFGGHSIDRYQYLKKG; encoded by the coding sequence GTGATCACCAGGCGTATCTCCAGGCGGAACGGCGGCCGGGACCGCGCGGGCTTTACGCTGATCGAGGTGGTGGTGGCGATGGGGATCTTAACCGTCGGCATCTTGGCGCTGATCCCGGCGTTGCTGTTCAACATCAAGTCCAACACCCTGGCCCGCAACCGCGGCCTGGCCAACCAACTCGCGGTGCAGAAGCTCGAGCACGTCAAGTCCTGGCCGATCTACTACGATTACAGCACGTCCAATCGCGGCTCGGCCTCGGGAAGCAACACCACGCTCTATGGCAACGAGACCGTATCGGTGACCAACAGCCCGCTGAGCTTCACGCGCAGCACCAGCGTCTACACCAACGGCACCACCGCCGACTGCGGCACCGCGATCCTCTTTGGCAACACCGGCAACGGCGCCGCGCGCAACCTCAACGAGGGCGACCCGGGGGGAGTGCTGCTTAACTCGGGAACGGTAACCGCCAGCGGCTGCGGATCCAACCAATATCGCGGCGAGGATTTCCGCATGGTGCTGGTGACCGTGACCTGGATCGATCGTTTCGGCGGGCACTCGATAGATCGCTACCAGTATCTTAAGAAGGGTTGA
- a CDS encoding pilus assembly PilX N-terminal domain-containing protein, whose amino-acid sequence MRQDSGTKIDRERFKGQQGFALVAAMLIMFMILTLGILAMATSMTETRLVTNEGEADLMFFYAEQVADRVINHFYYRSYGPYGVLRIDPDQVSDQISAIRVVEDAGVLEVDDSSVEINSDLQANAWVDMRDWEGPHDRRLSNDMYIDVKLEVPSTNFARAFRFKVSARAWWDYAWFTYYWTPYNRFRSSHDCYVGSSHNDDYHLLRNCTETFNTGDTITGDVYLSVDRGNNRRPLFRGWPRIVGEVSWRQPDDFHFGTLSGVQYQNSRNQSLGGSRTEHHPVFTRGIVESAQTNAGPSYGAMVTSTSTTWLRRNADLILEKPAADTAYRILFRNDLDTSDPTCNWAGGLCNYEFNSRVASAITPSINDGVAQDPNDKGIMMVWRIPFDKTDINDLEAAFYGDTAARRHAKMIAQGGEIWTSGASWISGNAKSCDGTRANTSGGATFRPYDTEDVMPGFDFLYVPSRDSTISGCSGTRTGIIVVYGDAIVSGIVDGSVTLIATGDIYLDHEIEYEQSPIPSMPESYTDPDDIDMLMLVAGGRIVIPQSYPKKNVLNQHEIYLDDWSDAQNGTGWFQPTGNYDHHADPITDDDGSEDIQAMLVSFGRFCTVGTGSVPTVSCISPYSTASLTSAQRDELEAFRSGFYAMPRTFEGTSSRPNPFLADPWTGTPYLDGANAFVPMANQSGTLRIVGSVYQYYPGRLNYDFYTAGVSGSSACTNGQTYSNNEIYNEIYNPSAGGGEPQPVTDGCNLMGFEMVNVVHDPRLKYAHPPFSVDKSGTGRGIPYGNGDYRIVSWEPIGVDDAGCLDHAGNCW is encoded by the coding sequence ATGCGCCAGGACAGCGGCACGAAAATCGACAGGGAACGTTTCAAGGGGCAACAGGGTTTTGCTCTGGTCGCCGCCATGCTGATCATGTTCATGATTCTTACCCTAGGAATCCTGGCCATGGCCACCTCGATGACTGAGACGCGCCTGGTGACCAACGAGGGCGAGGCCGACCTGATGTTCTTCTACGCCGAGCAGGTCGCCGACCGCGTGATCAACCATTTCTACTATCGCAGCTACGGCCCCTACGGCGTGCTGCGGATCGATCCCGACCAGGTCTCTGACCAGATCTCGGCGATCCGGGTCGTCGAAGACGCCGGGGTGCTCGAGGTCGATGACTCCAGCGTAGAAATCAACAGCGACCTGCAGGCCAACGCCTGGGTCGACATGCGCGACTGGGAGGGACCCCACGACCGGCGGCTGTCCAACGACATGTACATCGACGTCAAGCTCGAGGTGCCCTCCACCAACTTCGCCCGCGCCTTCCGCTTCAAGGTCAGCGCGCGCGCCTGGTGGGATTACGCCTGGTTCACCTACTACTGGACGCCCTACAACCGTTTCCGCTCCAGCCACGACTGCTACGTCGGCTCCTCGCACAACGACGACTATCACCTGCTGCGCAACTGCACCGAGACGTTCAACACCGGCGACACGATCACCGGCGATGTCTATTTAAGCGTGGACCGCGGCAACAACCGCCGCCCGCTGTTCCGCGGCTGGCCGCGGATCGTGGGCGAGGTCTCCTGGCGCCAGCCCGACGACTTTCACTTCGGCACGCTCTCCGGCGTCCAGTACCAAAACTCGCGCAACCAGTCCCTGGGCGGCTCGCGCACCGAGCATCATCCGGTGTTCACCCGCGGTATAGTTGAATCGGCCCAAACCAACGCCGGGCCGAGCTACGGCGCGATGGTCACCAGCACCAGCACGACTTGGCTGCGTCGCAACGCCGATCTGATCCTCGAGAAACCGGCCGCCGACACGGCCTACCGCATTCTATTCCGCAACGACCTGGACACCAGCGACCCGACATGCAACTGGGCCGGCGGCTTATGCAATTACGAGTTCAACTCAAGGGTGGCCTCGGCGATCACGCCCTCGATCAACGACGGCGTGGCCCAGGATCCGAACGATAAGGGGATCATGATGGTCTGGCGGATCCCCTTCGACAAGACCGACATCAACGACCTCGAGGCCGCATTCTACGGCGACACCGCGGCCCGGCGTCATGCCAAGATGATCGCCCAGGGCGGCGAGATCTGGACCAGCGGTGCAAGCTGGATCAGTGGTAACGCCAAGAGCTGTGACGGTACTCGGGCCAACACCTCGGGCGGCGCCACGTTCCGGCCCTACGACACCGAGGACGTCATGCCGGGCTTCGACTTCCTCTACGTTCCCAGCCGCGACAGCACGATCTCGGGCTGCTCGGGCACGCGCACCGGGATCATCGTGGTCTACGGCGACGCGATCGTCTCGGGCATCGTCGACGGCAGCGTGACCTTGATCGCCACCGGCGATATCTACCTCGACCACGAGATCGAGTACGAACAGAGCCCGATCCCCAGCATGCCCGAGAGCTACACCGACCCGGACGACATCGACATGCTGATGCTCGTGGCCGGCGGCCGGATCGTGATTCCCCAAAGCTATCCGAAGAAAAACGTGCTGAACCAGCACGAGATCTACCTCGACGACTGGTCCGACGCCCAGAACGGCACCGGCTGGTTCCAGCCCACCGGCAACTACGACCACCATGCCGATCCGATCACCGACGACGACGGATCGGAGGACATCCAGGCGATGCTGGTCTCCTTTGGTCGCTTCTGCACCGTGGGCACCGGCTCCGTGCCGACGGTGAGCTGTATCAGCCCCTACAGCACGGCCTCGCTCACCTCGGCCCAACGCGACGAGCTCGAGGCCTTCCGCTCCGGGTTCTACGCCATGCCCCGCACTTTTGAGGGCACCAGCTCGCGCCCCAACCCGTTCCTGGCCGATCCCTGGACCGGCACACCATATCTGGACGGCGCCAACGCCTTCGTGCCGATGGCCAACCAGTCGGGCACCCTACGAATCGTCGGCTCGGTCTACCAGTACTATCCCGGCCGGCTGAACTACGACTTCTACACCGCGGGCGTTTCCGGCTCGTCGGCCTGCACCAACGGCCAGACCTATAGCAACAACGAAATCTACAACGAGATTTACAACCCGTCGGCCGGCGGCGGAGAACCTCAGCCGGTGACCGACGGCTGCAACCTGATGGGTTTCGAGATGGTCAATGTGGTCCACGACCCCCGGCTGAAATACGCACATCCGCCGTTCTCGGTGGATAAAAGCGGCACTGGCAGAGGAATCCCATACGGCAACGGCGATTACCGGATAGTTTCCTGGGAACCGATCGGCGTTGATGACGCCGGGTGCCTGGACCACGCCGGCAATTGCTGGTAA
- a CDS encoding sigma-54 dependent transcriptional regulator yields MSGEKNNNSPGSADDEARKVLIVDDEEGLRHSLGVLISKAGYQPVSASDVDRALELLGQQEIDLVLCDIRMPKRDGFDFLRSLPDTGRDPTVIMMSAYGSVDTALEALRQGAYDYISKPFKSDEIVLTLRKAVERERLRRENAVLKRRVQRVSSFEGIITRNKRMQSIFDLIDRLADHRATVLIAGESGTGKELVARAVHQRSPRASRPFVAINCGAIPETLLESELFGHARGSFTGAVRDRPGLIEEAHSGTLFLDEIGELPKQLQVKLLRVLQEREVRRLGESKSRQVDVRIISATVRDLAQEVRADRFREDLYYRINVFPIELPPLKERAEDVPLLADHFIQRFNQSRDLDQHSPVRGIGRKAMQKLMAYSWPGNVRELENVIERAMVLVDGDMIEPEHLPTYIADPEKAVVCGDDMPHLHGDLSVKRNARLLERKLISSALGRTGGNRSQAARLLSISHRALLYKIKEYEIK; encoded by the coding sequence ATGAGCGGTGAGAAAAACAACAACAGCCCGGGGTCGGCTGACGATGAAGCGCGCAAAGTACTGATCGTCGACGACGAGGAGGGACTGCGGCACTCCCTGGGCGTGCTGATCTCCAAGGCCGGCTACCAACCCGTGTCCGCCTCCGATGTGGATCGGGCGTTGGAGCTGCTCGGTCAGCAGGAGATCGACCTGGTGCTGTGCGACATCCGCATGCCAAAGCGCGACGGGTTCGATTTTCTGCGCAGCCTGCCCGACACCGGACGCGACCCCACGGTGATCATGATGTCGGCTTACGGCAGCGTGGATACGGCCCTGGAGGCCCTGCGGCAGGGGGCCTACGACTACATCTCCAAGCCGTTCAAGTCCGACGAGATCGTGCTCACCCTGCGCAAGGCGGTGGAGCGCGAGCGGCTGCGGCGCGAGAACGCGGTGCTCAAGCGCCGGGTACAGCGCGTCTCGTCGTTCGAGGGGATCATCACCCGCAACAAGCGGATGCAGTCGATCTTCGATCTGATCGATCGTTTGGCCGATCACCGGGCCACGGTGCTGATCGCCGGCGAGTCGGGCACCGGCAAGGAACTGGTGGCGCGGGCCGTGCACCAGCGCTCGCCGCGCGCCTCGCGGCCGTTCGTGGCCATCAACTGCGGGGCGATCCCCGAGACCCTGCTCGAGTCCGAGCTGTTCGGTCACGCCCGCGGCTCGTTCACCGGAGCGGTGCGCGACCGGCCGGGGCTGATCGAGGAGGCCCACAGCGGCACGCTGTTCCTCGACGAGATCGGCGAACTGCCCAAACAGCTCCAGGTCAAGCTGCTGCGCGTACTGCAGGAACGCGAGGTGCGCCGGCTGGGCGAGAGCAAGTCGCGGCAGGTCGACGTGCGGATCATCTCCGCCACGGTGCGCGATTTGGCCCAGGAGGTGCGGGCCGACCGTTTCCGCGAGGATCTGTACTACCGCATCAATGTTTTTCCGATCGAATTGCCGCCGCTCAAGGAGCGCGCCGAGGATGTACCGTTGCTGGCCGACCACTTCATTCAGCGCTTCAACCAGTCGCGCGACCTTGACCAGCACTCTCCGGTACGCGGGATCGGCAGAAAAGCAATGCAGAAATTAATGGCCTACTCCTGGCCGGGAAACGTGCGCGAGCTCGAGAACGTGATCGAGCGCGCGATGGTGCTGGTGGACGGCGACATGATCGAGCCCGAACATCTGCCCACCTACATCGCCGACCCGGAGAAGGCGGTGGTCTGCGGCGACGACATGCCCCATCTACACGGTGATCTGTCGGTCAAACGCAATGCGCGGCTGCTCGAGCGCAAGTTGATCAGCAGCGCCCTGGGCCGTACCGGAGGCAACCGCAGCCAGGCCGCGCGCCTACTGAGCATCAGCCACCGAGCCCTGTTGTACAAGATTAAAGAATACGAAATTAAGTAA
- a CDS encoding prepilin-type N-terminal cleavage/methylation domain-containing protein, producing MARYVHGIRCIDSRAGFTLIEVVVAMGILTVGILALIPALLFNIKSNTLARNRGLANQLAVQKLEHIKSWPLYYDYDSTNRGSSSVANTTLYGTEPISVTNTPVQFTRSTSVYTNGTTADCGTAILFGSSTHGVTHNLDEGDPGVVLLNSGTVSASGCGSNQYIGEDFRIVLVTVTWIDRFGGHSISRHQYLRRG from the coding sequence ATGGCACGCTATGTCCATGGCATACGGTGCATTGATAGTAGGGCGGGCTTCACCCTGATTGAGGTTGTGGTGGCGATGGGGATTTTAACCGTCGGCATCTTGGCGTTGATCCCGGCGTTGCTGTTCAATATCAAGTCCAACACCCTGGCCCGCAATCGCGGCCTGGCCAACCAGCTGGCAGTACAGAAGCTCGAGCACATCAAGTCCTGGCCGCTTTACTATGATTACGATTCAACTAATCGTGGGTCTTCCTCGGTGGCCAACACCACTCTCTACGGCACCGAGCCCATCTCGGTGACCAATACGCCGGTGCAATTTACTCGCAGCACCAGCGTCTACACCAACGGCACCACCGCCGACTGCGGCACCGCGATCCTGTTCGGCAGCTCTACTCACGGGGTGACACACAACCTCGACGAGGGCGACCCGGGGGTAGTGCTGCTTAATTCGGGCACGGTGAGCGCCAGCGGCTGCGGATCCAACCAATATATTGGCGAGGATTTCCGCATTGTCTTGGTGACCGTGACCTGGATCGACCGCTTCGGCGGGCACTCGATCAGCCGCCATCAGTATCTCAGGCGCGGCTGA
- a CDS encoding prepilin-type N-terminal cleavage/methylation domain-containing protein, producing the protein MPSKSDELVETKDTDQPKHTSPADTEDEDRGFSLIELMVVIALISIIAAIGFLSIMGYRLQIRCNASMRDLAGHMRIVRARAIRDGRDWVVVFDNDNDRYTYGLDTDGDGVYDDQIQTYYLQSGITFGYMSTPSVPVGVPPHATPIPCAINIYDSGWGECPGVSNQKVSFHRDGTASQTGVVYLIPTIDTSLSGMRDDRMRAVDWLAPSGQIRGWKYYRWGWK; encoded by the coding sequence ATGCCCTCCAAATCGGACGAGCTGGTCGAGACGAAAGATACGGACCAGCCCAAACATACAAGCCCCGCTGATACCGAAGACGAGGATCGAGGATTCTCACTAATCGAGCTGATGGTGGTGATCGCGCTGATCTCGATCATCGCGGCCATCGGTTTTCTCTCGATCATGGGTTATCGGCTTCAGATTCGCTGCAACGCCTCGATGCGCGACCTGGCGGGTCACATGCGCATTGTGCGCGCCAGGGCGATCCGCGACGGCCGCGACTGGGTGGTCGTGTTCGACAACGACAACGATCGCTATACCTACGGCCTGGACACCGACGGCGACGGCGTTTACGACGATCAGATCCAGACCTACTATCTGCAGTCCGGGATCACCTTTGGCTACATGAGCACGCCCAGCGTGCCCGTGGGCGTTCCTCCGCATGCCACGCCGATCCCCTGCGCGATCAACATCTACGATTCGGGTTGGGGTGAGTGCCCCGGCGTGAGCAATCAGAAAGTGAGCTTCCACCGCGACGGCACGGCCAGTCAGACCGGGGTGGTCTACCTGATACCAACCATCGACACCAGCCTATCGGGCATGCGCGACGACCGGATGCGCGCGGTCGACTGGCTGGCGCCCTCAGGACAGATCCGCGGCTGGAAGTACTATCGCTGGGGATGGAAGTGA
- a CDS encoding prepilin-type N-terminal cleavage/methylation domain-containing protein: MCKRSGKAASRRQSGFSLIELLVALALALILVAVIYYLFVAHSQQVMRQERLVEINQIGRQTVESARDLLMMIGKDVPPNSEQPAIIWAAPYEIAFNANYDEAVPEFTDSYQFDALYSYDPPAEGYGSSAEMLRLYLAEPAVGFMSNLDYSYSDDDRVLYQSYNEDPGRTSIMSYGLRYDDGTMTYPNGEHPQPLFLYWGDFDLNPATVDTLWGNTSAPNDSLDSTEIGNLLRGNYSYRLRYPWMSSGYQINFKPPQGAVFINQDGSFPSNSEDLGGVSANDELDDGEDLNSNGRLDYNLLDDVIHRIEVSATVIAKEPDYDAPSVNGTPFLETTVRLSVAPRNLRTFRDPDCGDPPEPPTNIDVENDECGRAMRISFDRSPDDGTGVNDVVWYDIYKKLNPEEGGGSGTFQYYTFVPATGQASYVLYDRSIVANWGDPDFPISYTYQVYAVDCGNSRSTALTSAPEAAVEIHPNKPKTDDFYGYATSGFEPPASGTRWGSIMLNWSPSQSGGTEDPNVDEYWIYRSAPNELYEVDNVPIAKIDIDDADTSCANSALSDWDAVEQCRNDLSPPSQFFKFNERYYWFDEDGSPGRGEGGGSMLPLDSQQWGLNGDEYRYYYEVRAYERDGTYAECLSDPEPMNSDCGDYFDVQSCGRKSTNLGVGSSFSPPTDLEIDDASTVMHNGDVTARFRVTWGESLNDVDDGGFSEVPNYYYIYRTPEPYGFYDAFGDPNYSDMVVFVAKPQTASGNTLYWYDSNALATNPQDDEHKMFTVTSTMEPDWSNPVSPATDSTDPKYNLIYAPSNPTPADSYNYVYSVSAVYGDGSGTTVGRAYAPWNYSFSCPRESAWDCAEGELPTYIDLDANPPTSSQCNLVGPIDIQWHFSSPLPPDGTLFTVLARENVVGSWELVDEVTYSSMMGSVAVATHGYYPAASYIGQDPGTIYEYMVMYSDEVGCTRTINLGVIHPAGFPDIATFCLRSAACSPPLTNYDCDTGQLKFWIFDAVPYCRDYQTPTPNKTTTPADNIYYRVQRFPWTTVFSGGTWDEDWSLHAEFDQVVWAGQDPDGWQSAGGFGIQEITDQTYRTFEIWNYVDPGKRYLYSVTTMIDHPGNGTAEWDPSCTDECAKCPRPAGCPASCTMPCCGGVGQDQCNSHRPGQSTTYPWDDRMFWFADQVCWPSGLPVDAHPYYDLSGYPTANAQYQMSWSWWARDDGDPLYHNGNPNRQGKFEEGDYPFESAEFILLDWSISFSTIFGDVHWEFYIGDHIFEVDPSGYARTDFDGLLGYLFSLIFEFTGDFGYNICAFCIDLWLFEVCVTDFWDSCYEDMTYIKNHTFLWSNNNGINKEWWGNTSTSTSCHMKNIMVQYHTKVYNPYTPVGDAIHYYDNSMSMAFRGRHNNNDPSYWGKGFDHYQIEMDFNCTYKYGGNPETHHCLASTLSYYRMPGANYAPLFSYATPQKSAVNEINAYSDDDWWSIFYIVCDESSAPNANPDLPGADTTHVYFWAAPDNNRTWDWQYRWYNTPPILAYGSDNSHACYDANGVILGVWPDGPFEPTDDYDYETGRIGIYANPFVKLRDLWCTLFWWAGNCEGYGTTREAYDMIRVTEFCGQCPPPAVMNYDDNDCQNQLECNQYGGEWSLNHRPWPFGGPATCD; this comes from the coding sequence ATGTGTAAAAGATCAGGCAAAGCCGCTTCGAGACGCCAATCCGGGTTCAGCCTCATCGAGCTGCTGGTCGCCCTGGCGCTGGCGTTGATCCTTGTGGCAGTGATCTACTATCTGTTCGTCGCCCACTCCCAGCAGGTCATGCGGCAGGAGCGGTTGGTCGAGATCAACCAGATCGGCCGTCAGACCGTGGAATCGGCGCGCGATCTGCTGATGATGATCGGCAAGGACGTTCCGCCGAACTCCGAGCAGCCCGCCATCATTTGGGCCGCGCCCTACGAGATCGCCTTCAACGCCAACTACGACGAGGCAGTGCCTGAGTTCACCGACTCGTATCAGTTCGACGCCTTATACAGCTACGATCCGCCCGCCGAGGGGTACGGATCGTCGGCCGAGATGCTCCGCCTCTACCTGGCCGAGCCCGCAGTGGGCTTCATGTCCAACCTGGATTACTCCTATTCCGACGACGATCGTGTGCTTTATCAGTCTTACAACGAAGATCCCGGGCGCACGTCGATCATGTCCTACGGTCTGCGCTACGACGACGGCACGATGACCTATCCCAACGGAGAACATCCGCAGCCGTTGTTTTTGTATTGGGGCGATTTCGACCTCAACCCCGCCACGGTCGACACCCTGTGGGGCAACACGTCCGCACCCAACGATTCGCTGGACAGCACCGAGATCGGCAACCTGCTGCGCGGCAACTACAGCTATCGCTTGCGATATCCCTGGATGTCCTCGGGCTATCAGATCAACTTCAAGCCGCCGCAGGGCGCGGTGTTTATCAACCAGGACGGATCATTCCCGAGCAACAGCGAGGATTTGGGCGGCGTTTCGGCCAACGACGAGCTCGACGACGGAGAGGATCTGAACTCCAACGGACGGCTTGACTACAACCTGCTCGACGACGTGATTCACCGCATCGAGGTTTCGGCCACGGTGATCGCCAAGGAGCCGGACTACGACGCGCCGTCGGTCAACGGCACGCCGTTTTTAGAGACAACGGTGCGGCTCTCGGTGGCCCCGCGCAACCTGCGCACCTTTCGCGACCCGGACTGCGGCGATCCGCCCGAGCCTCCGACCAACATCGATGTCGAGAACGACGAGTGCGGTCGGGCGATGAGAATCAGCTTCGACCGCTCGCCCGACGACGGCACCGGCGTCAACGACGTTGTCTGGTACGACATCTATAAGAAGCTCAATCCCGAGGAGGGCGGCGGATCGGGCACGTTTCAGTACTATACCTTCGTGCCGGCCACAGGCCAGGCGAGCTACGTGTTGTACGACCGCTCGATCGTTGCCAATTGGGGCGATCCGGATTTCCCGATCTCCTACACCTACCAGGTCTATGCCGTGGACTGCGGCAACTCGCGCAGCACTGCGCTGACCTCGGCGCCCGAGGCGGCGGTCGAGATTCACCCCAACAAGCCCAAGACCGACGACTTCTACGGCTACGCCACTTCCGGTTTCGAGCCGCCGGCCTCGGGAACGCGCTGGGGCTCGATCATGCTCAACTGGTCACCCAGCCAATCCGGCGGAACAGAAGATCCCAACGTCGATGAGTATTGGATCTACCGTTCGGCGCCCAACGAGCTATACGAGGTCGACAACGTCCCGATCGCCAAGATCGATATTGACGACGCCGACACCTCCTGCGCCAACAGCGCGCTGAGCGACTGGGACGCCGTGGAGCAGTGCCGGAACGATCTCAGTCCGCCCTCGCAGTTCTTCAAGTTCAACGAGCGTTACTACTGGTTCGACGAGGACGGCAGCCCCGGCCGCGGCGAGGGCGGCGGCAGCATGTTGCCGCTGGATTCGCAGCAGTGGGGGCTCAACGGCGACGAATACCGTTACTACTACGAGGTCCGCGCCTACGAGCGCGACGGCACATACGCCGAGTGCCTCAGCGATCCCGAACCGATGAACTCCGATTGCGGCGATTACTTCGACGTTCAATCGTGCGGCCGCAAATCGACCAACCTCGGAGTCGGATCGTCGTTCAGCCCACCGACGGACCTCGAGATCGACGACGCCTCGACCGTGATGCACAACGGCGATGTCACGGCACGTTTCAGGGTTACCTGGGGCGAGTCGCTCAACGACGTGGACGACGGAGGATTCAGCGAGGTTCCCAACTACTACTACATCTATCGCACCCCGGAGCCCTACGGCTTCTACGACGCGTTCGGCGACCCGAACTACAGCGATATGGTCGTGTTCGTGGCCAAGCCGCAGACCGCAAGCGGCAACACCTTATATTGGTACGACTCCAACGCTCTGGCGACCAACCCGCAGGACGACGAGCACAAGATGTTCACGGTCACCTCGACCATGGAGCCGGACTGGAGCAACCCCGTATCGCCGGCCACCGATTCGACGGACCCCAAATACAATCTGATCTACGCCCCGTCCAACCCGACTCCCGCGGACAGCTACAACTACGTCTACTCGGTATCCGCGGTCTACGGCGACGGAAGCGGCACGACCGTGGGTCGAGCCTACGCGCCGTGGAACTACAGCTTTAGTTGTCCCAGAGAATCGGCCTGGGATTGCGCAGAGGGCGAACTGCCCACGTACATCGACCTCGATGCGAACCCGCCCACCTCCTCGCAGTGCAACCTGGTCGGGCCCATCGACATTCAGTGGCACTTCAGCAGCCCACTGCCGCCCGACGGCACCCTGTTCACAGTGCTGGCTCGCGAGAACGTGGTCGGCTCTTGGGAGTTGGTCGACGAGGTCACCTACAGCAGCATGATGGGCTCGGTGGCGGTGGCGACCCACGGCTACTATCCCGCGGCCAGCTATATCGGCCAGGATCCGGGCACGATCTACGAGTACATGGTGATGTACAGCGACGAAGTCGGTTGTACGCGCACGATCAACCTGGGCGTGATCCATCCGGCGGGATTCCCTGACATCGCCACCTTCTGTCTACGCTCGGCTGCCTGTTCCCCGCCGTTGACCAACTACGACTGCGATACCGGCCAGCTCAAGTTCTGGATATTCGACGCGGTGCCCTATTGCCGCGACTATCAGACCCCAACCCCGAACAAGACCACCACGCCCGCGGACAACATCTACTACCGCGTACAGCGCTTCCCGTGGACCACCGTGTTCTCCGGCGGCACCTGGGACGAGGACTGGTCGCTGCACGCCGAGTTCGACCAGGTGGTCTGGGCGGGCCAGGACCCCGACGGCTGGCAATCGGCCGGCGGTTTCGGCATCCAGGAGATCACCGACCAGACCTACCGCACCTTCGAGATCTGGAACTACGTCGACCCGGGGAAACGCTACCTGTACTCGGTGACCACGATGATCGATCACCCGGGCAACGGGACTGCGGAGTGGGACCCAAGCTGCACCGATGAGTGCGCCAAGTGTCCGCGGCCCGCAGGCTGCCCCGCGAGCTGCACCATGCCCTGCTGCGGCGGGGTCGGCCAAGATCAGTGCAACTCGCACCGTCCGGGACAGTCAACAACATATCCATGGGACGATCGGATGTTCTGGTTCGCCGACCAGGTCTGCTGGCCCTCGGGACTGCCGGTCGACGCCCATCCCTATTACGATCTCAGCGGCTATCCCACGGCTAACGCCCAATATCAAATGAGTTGGTCGTGGTGGGCCCGGGATGACGGCGACCCGCTGTATCACAACGGCAACCCCAACCGTCAGGGCAAGTTCGAAGAGGGCGACTATCCGTTCGAGAGCGCCGAGTTCATTTTGCTCGACTGGTCGATCTCGTTCAGCACGATCTTCGGCGACGTCCATTGGGAGTTCTACATCGGCGACCATATCTTCGAGGTCGACCCCAGCGGGTATGCGCGCACCGACTTCGACGGCCTGCTGGGCTACCTGTTCAGCCTGATCTTCGAGTTCACCGGAGACTTTGGCTACAACATTTGCGCCTTCTGCATCGACCTGTGGCTGTTCGAGGTCTGCGTCACCGACTTCTGGGACTCGTGCTACGAGGACATGACCTACATCAAGAACCACACCTTCTTGTGGTCGAACAACAACGGCATAAACAAGGAGTGGTGGGGCAACACCTCGACCTCGACCAGCTGCCACATGAAGAACATCATGGTGCAGTACCACACCAAGGTCTATAACCCCTATACGCCGGTGGGCGACGCGATTCACTATTACGACAACTCGATGTCCATGGCTTTCCGCGGACGGCACAACAACAACGACCCCAGCTACTGGGGCAAAGGCTTCGATCACTACCAGATCGAGATGGACTTCAACTGCACCTACAAGTATGGGGGCAATCCCGAGACGCATCACTGCCTGGCCAGTACGCTCTCCTACTACCGGATGCCCGGCGCCAACTACGCGCCGCTGTTCTCGTACGCCACCCCGCAGAAGAGCGCGGTGAACGAGATCAACGCCTACTCCGACGACGACTGGTGGAGCATCTTCTACATCGTCTGCGACGAATCATCAGCGCCCAACGCCAACCCGGACCTGCCCGGGGCGGACACCACCCACGTCTATTTCTGGGCCGCACCGGACAACAACAGAACCTGGGATTGGCAGTACCGCTGGTACAACACGCCGCCGATATTGGCCTACGGCTCGGACAACTCCCACGCTTGTTACGACGCCAACGGCGTGATTCTCGGCGTGTGGCCCGACGGACCGTTCGAGCCGACCGACGACTACGACTACGAAACCGGACGCATCGGGATCTACGCCAATCCGTTTGTCAAGCTGCGCGACTTGTGGTGTACGCTGTTCTGGTGGGCCGGCAATTGCGAAGGCTACGGCACCACGCGCGAGGCCTACGACATGATTCGCGTGACCGAGTTCTGCGGACAGTGTCCGCCGCCGGCAGTGATGAACTACGATGACAACGACTGCCAGAACCAACTGGAGTGCAATCAGTACGGCGGCGAGTGGAGTCTCAACCATCGGCCGTGGCCGTTCGGCGGACCGGCTACCTGTGATTAA